In Candidatus Methanosphaera massiliense, the following are encoded in one genomic region:
- a CDS encoding helicase C-terminal domain-containing protein, with protein MNTIFCPKCGMIKTKCICSDKDNEHNSLLERPSAEEKEELQRQHPDIDDEIIENFPFKEARHNQLELITEILNAFEDGKRYVILEAGTGTGKSAIAATLGQILQPAYILTMTKQLQRQYSDEFGYAQVKGRNNFSCLDSGSLNTCDQGTCQTIRTSDEFTCPYGIKMEPNHQKDLRKDDHSNYYTTPFTFKSTEKCPYWNQKAIAIQEPVTLLNYDYAYLELNYVQHFQKRNLMVLDEAHNIEDKIMHKLELNIYSRQLEKDINETIPRDMMSYTDVKDWIAFLEAIFDSYNTINTTMLTKQKGDRIDHTKRKIKEITENIKNDSENWVVSTEGEMVSFKPLKIDKYAEKTLFQYADKILFMSATILDKDLFCKWLGLDPEEVYYIKSESPFKKEYRPIHMRLVGPMSKRALWHTAPKTIPVLREILDKHRDEKGLIHTNSYKCQQYITEHIRDQRILSHTPKTREQVLAEFEKSKNPYVLVSPSMSEGVDLPYEKCQFQVIYKVPYPYLGDKQINERKNIDPQWYAYKTIMTLMQAYGRGMRAENDHCDTYILDKNIQTILRNKMYRKLIPKFFREAITK; from the coding sequence ATGAATACAATATTTTGTCCAAAATGTGGAATGATAAAAACCAAGTGTATATGTTCAGATAAGGATAATGAACATAACTCATTACTTGAAAGACCTTCCGCAGAAGAAAAAGAAGAACTACAAAGACAACACCCTGACATCGATGATGAAATAATAGAAAACTTTCCATTCAAAGAAGCAAGACATAACCAGCTAGAACTTATAACAGAAATACTTAATGCCTTTGAAGATGGAAAACGTTATGTGATTCTAGAAGCAGGAACGGGTACAGGAAAATCAGCTATCGCAGCAACACTTGGACAAATCTTACAGCCAGCATACATATTAACCATGACAAAACAATTACAAAGACAGTATTCTGATGAATTTGGATATGCGCAAGTGAAGGGAAGAAACAACTTTTCCTGTTTAGATAGCGGGTCTTTAAATACTTGTGACCAGGGAACATGTCAAACAATAAGAACATCTGATGAATTCACATGCCCTTATGGTATAAAGATGGAACCAAATCATCAGAAAGATTTAAGAAAAGACGATCATAGCAACTATTATACTACACCATTCACATTCAAATCAACAGAAAAATGTCCATATTGGAATCAAAAAGCAATAGCAATACAAGAACCAGTGACTCTACTTAACTATGACTACGCATATCTAGAATTAAACTACGTACAACACTTCCAGAAACGTAACCTAATGGTACTGGATGAAGCACATAACATCGAAGATAAGATAATGCACAAACTTGAACTAAACATTTACAGCAGACAACTAGAAAAAGACATTAATGAAACAATACCCCGTGACATGATGAGCTATACAGATGTTAAAGATTGGATAGCCTTCCTAGAAGCAATATTCGACTCCTATAATACTATAAATACAACAATGCTGACAAAACAAAAAGGAGATAGAATAGACCATACAAAAAGAAAAATAAAAGAAATAACAGAGAACATCAAGAATGATTCCGAAAATTGGGTTGTATCAACAGAGGGTGAAATGGTATCATTCAAACCATTAAAAATAGATAAATATGCAGAAAAAACATTATTCCAGTATGCAGATAAGATTCTATTTATGAGTGCAACCATTCTTGACAAGGATTTATTCTGTAAATGGCTAGGATTAGACCCTGAGGAAGTATACTACATAAAAAGTGAAAGTCCATTTAAAAAGGAATACCGTCCAATACACATGAGACTCGTTGGACCTATGTCAAAAAGAGCATTATGGCATACAGCACCAAAAACAATACCTGTACTTAGAGAAATATTAGATAAACATAGAGACGAGAAGGGATTAATACATACTAATAGTTATAAATGTCAACAATACATTACAGAGCATATTCGTGACCAGAGAATATTATCTCACACTCCTAAGACTAGAGAACAAGTACTAGCAGAATTTGAAAAATCAAAGAATCCTTATGTACTAGTAAGTCCTTCAATGAGTGAGGGAGTAGATTTACCCTACGAGAAATGTCAATTCCAGGTAATATACAAGGTACCTTACCCTTATCTTGGTGATAAACAGATAAATGAAAGAAAAAATATTGACCCTCAATGGTATGCTTATAAAACAATTATGACATTAATGCAGGCATATGGTCGTGGTATGAGAGCAGAAAATGATCATTGTGACACATATATTCTGGATAAGAATATACAAACAATACTTAGAAATAAGATGTATAGAAAGCTAATTCCTAAATTCTTTAGGGAAGCTATAACAAAGTAA
- a CDS encoding 3-hydroxyacyl-CoA dehydrogenase, with the protein MNIKNVVVAGGGVLGSQIAFQTAFSGFNVTIWLRSEGSIERAQPKIDRLKNIYLETLEAMKTNPQAYCRGFTDKQNLTDDEIDELKNKVESGYENLTLTTSYEEAGKNADLVIEAIAEDPEQKKAFYEELSKHLPEKTIIATNSSTLLPSQLADFTGRPEKYLALHFANEIWKNNTAEIMGQPKTEQKYYDEVVEFAEAINMVPLKLKKEQAGYILNSMLVPFLSAAEALYANDVADPETIDKTWVLATGAPVGPFRILDVVGLTTAYNIVIMNPKASDINTTEGKIAAKLKEKIDAGKTGVNAGEGFYKY; encoded by the coding sequence ATGAATATAAAAAACGTAGTAGTAGCTGGTGGAGGAGTACTCGGTAGTCAAATAGCATTTCAAACAGCATTTAGCGGATTTAATGTAACAATATGGCTAAGAAGCGAAGGATCAATAGAAAGAGCACAGCCAAAAATCGACAGACTAAAAAACATATACCTCGAAACACTAGAAGCAATGAAAACAAACCCTCAAGCATACTGTAGAGGATTCACAGATAAACAAAATCTAACAGACGATGAAATAGATGAATTAAAAAACAAAGTAGAATCAGGCTATGAAAATCTAACACTCACAACAAGCTACGAAGAAGCTGGAAAAAATGCTGATTTAGTAATAGAAGCAATCGCAGAAGACCCAGAACAGAAAAAAGCATTCTATGAAGAATTATCAAAACACCTCCCTGAAAAAACAATAATAGCAACAAACTCATCAACATTACTGCCAAGTCAACTAGCAGACTTCACTGGAAGACCAGAAAAATATTTAGCTCTTCACTTTGCAAATGAAATCTGGAAAAACAATACTGCAGAAATAATGGGTCAACCAAAAACAGAACAGAAATATTATGATGAAGTAGTGGAATTTGCGGAAGCAATCAATATGGTTCCACTAAAACTAAAGAAAGAACAAGCAGGATACATATTAAACTCTATGTTAGTACCATTCCTCTCTGCAGCAGAAGCATTATATGCAAATGATGTAGCAGACCCGGAAACAATAGATAAAACATGGGTACTAGCAACAGGTGCACCAGTAGGACCATTCAGAATTCTTGATGTTGTAGGATTAACTACTGCTTACAACATTGTAATAATGAATCCGAAAGCATCTGACATTAACACAACAGAAGGAAAAATAGCAGCAAAACTCAAAGAAAAAATAGATGCTGGTAAAACTGGAGTTAATGCCGGAGAAGGATTTTATAAATACTAA
- the cobI gene encoding precorrin-2 C(20)-methyltransferase yields the protein MAIGKLYGIGVGPGDPDLLTIKAAKIIKNTDIIFAPKSKNGKPSVALNIAQQIIDEREEECEILQPLFPMTEDKDELDKSWDEATNMLYEKLATGLNAVFVTLGDPTVFSTFSYISTRLQAKGVEVEIIPGITSFTACASRAGIQLTEQDDIMAVVPQVDERLAKILPYVDTVVAMKTSRHLDVLEDCINKDPREKEIVSVQNCTMDNENIVHGFVDNKKYFSTSIIKFKK from the coding sequence ATGGCAATTGGAAAATTATATGGTATAGGAGTAGGTCCTGGAGACCCAGATTTATTAACAATAAAAGCAGCAAAAATCATCAAAAATACAGATATAATATTTGCACCTAAATCTAAGAATGGAAAGCCTAGTGTTGCATTAAATATAGCTCAGCAAATTATTGATGAAAGAGAGGAAGAGTGTGAAATATTACAGCCATTATTCCCAATGACCGAAGATAAGGATGAACTTGATAAATCATGGGATGAAGCAACAAACATGCTATATGAGAAATTAGCTACTGGACTAAACGCAGTATTTGTAACACTGGGTGACCCAACAGTATTCAGTACATTCTCATATATTTCAACAAGACTACAGGCAAAAGGCGTTGAAGTAGAAATTATTCCCGGTATAACATCATTCACCGCCTGTGCATCAAGAGCTGGAATACAGCTAACAGAACAAGATGATATAATGGCAGTTGTACCACAGGTAGATGAAAGATTAGCAAAAATATTACCATATGTAGATACTGTTGTTGCAATGAAAACATCCAGACATCTTGATGTTTTAGAAGATTGTATAAATAAAGATCCAAGAGAAAAAGAAATAGTATCAGTACAAAACTGTACAATGGATAATGAAAATATTGTACATGGATTTGTTGATAATAAGAAATACTTTTCAACCAGTATTATTAAATTTAAGAAATAA